A region from the Hydrogenimonas sp. genome encodes:
- a CDS encoding undecaprenyl-diphosphatase: MEWFDAVILGIVEGVTEFLPVSSTGHLILASKLMGIDQTDVHKTFEVVIQLGSILAVIFAFRDKIFSNIELWKRLIVGFLPTAVLGFTLYKTIKSLFAPETVAYMLIAGGIAFIVIELFYKEKEHHVAHVEDVSYKQAFMIGLFQSLAMVPGTSRSGATIIGGLLIGLKRKTATEFSFLLAVPTMLAATAYDILKNYKSFALDDLQSLAIGFVTAFVVALMIIRWFLSFVKKHTFIPFGIYRIIVGIIFLAVVL, translated from the coding sequence ATGGAGTGGTTTGACGCGGTTATACTGGGAATAGTCGAGGGCGTTACGGAGTTTCTTCCCGTCTCTTCAACGGGCCATCTTATACTCGCTTCCAAGTTGATGGGAATAGATCAGACGGATGTTCACAAGACCTTCGAAGTCGTTATACAGCTTGGGTCGATACTGGCGGTGATCTTCGCATTCAGGGATAAGATATTTTCAAATATCGAGCTCTGGAAAAGGCTGATCGTGGGATTTCTTCCTACCGCCGTACTGGGTTTTACCCTCTACAAGACCATCAAGTCACTCTTCGCACCGGAGACGGTGGCGTATATGCTCATTGCCGGAGGTATCGCTTTCATAGTCATAGAGCTCTTCTACAAAGAGAAGGAGCACCATGTCGCACATGTGGAGGATGTCAGCTACAAACAGGCATTCATGATAGGTCTCTTTCAGTCTCTCGCCATGGTGCCGGGTACCTCGCGCTCCGGTGCGACTATTATAGGCGGGCTTCTGATCGGCCTGAAACGAAAGACCGCTACCGAGTTCAGCTTTCTTCTGGCCGTACCCACGATGCTTGCGGCGACAGCCTACGACATACTCAAAAACTACAAAAGTTTCGCACTCGATGATCTCCAGTCGCTTGCGATAGGATTTGTAACCGCTTTTGTCGTCGCGCTTATGATAATCCGCTGGTTTCTCTCATTCGTCAAAAAACACACTTTCATTCCTTTCGGTATATATCGTATAATAGTGGGAATCATTTTTTTGGCGGTGGTCCTATGA
- a CDS encoding putative periplasmic protein: MRRVLLALAVAGVAYWAYIDLVVVKKVDEVAERSLRQDSFRDPVIEGMEARLYLNSLREKAGLPSFMGSGNLEKSAASHAAYLAKNRANGHNQSPSFPGFSGETPSDRAVGAGYPSRVVRENLSSGNIDFKDSVDGLFAAIYHRFGFLDSTMDEIGIAYAEDSSGRRIYVYDMGSYGVAGLCREDERFSRGKYLIGVCAEREKRISAARFEKVLDINRRQSPKIILWPYDGQEDVPPAFFEEIPDPLPEYSVSGYPISIIFNGYYFKRVKVVSFRLYSSSGSEEIPVRLMDAVSDPNLLLKKNQFAVFPLKRLEYGTGYTATVHYIADGKAGTKEWSFKTRSFDNDILEVEGSEATFGVVPGKSYVLYLKPHGPNDTLKKVLHPRGTAVEKIDANTLLLKISEDIDEPFVVEAGGRRVTLQPQIGG; this comes from the coding sequence TTGAGAAGGGTACTCCTCGCTCTTGCGGTAGCCGGAGTCGCCTACTGGGCCTATATCGATCTCGTTGTCGTGAAAAAGGTCGACGAGGTAGCGGAGCGGAGTCTTCGACAGGACTCTTTCAGAGATCCTGTCATAGAGGGAATGGAAGCGCGGCTCTACCTCAACTCTCTGCGTGAAAAGGCCGGTCTTCCATCTTTTATGGGGAGCGGAAATCTGGAAAAGAGTGCCGCTTCCCATGCGGCCTACCTTGCGAAAAACCGTGCAAACGGTCACAACCAGAGCCCATCTTTTCCCGGTTTCAGCGGGGAGACACCTTCGGACCGCGCGGTAGGTGCGGGCTACCCCTCGAGAGTGGTGAGAGAGAATCTCTCGAGCGGAAACATCGACTTCAAAGATTCGGTCGACGGTCTCTTCGCGGCCATATACCACCGTTTCGGTTTTCTGGATTCTACGATGGACGAGATCGGCATAGCGTATGCCGAAGACTCTTCCGGCAGGCGGATATATGTCTACGATATGGGCAGCTACGGCGTTGCCGGGCTCTGCAGAGAGGATGAGCGTTTCAGCAGGGGGAAATATCTGATAGGCGTATGCGCCGAGAGAGAGAAGAGGATATCGGCGGCGAGGTTTGAAAAGGTACTCGATATAAACAGGAGACAGTCGCCGAAGATCATACTGTGGCCCTACGACGGTCAGGAGGATGTGCCTCCCGCATTTTTCGAGGAGATTCCCGATCCGCTGCCGGAGTACTCCGTGAGCGGTTATCCTATCAGCATAATCTTCAACGGGTACTATTTCAAGAGAGTGAAAGTGGTGTCGTTCAGGCTCTATAGCAGCAGCGGCTCGGAGGAGATTCCGGTACGTCTTATGGATGCCGTAAGTGATCCCAACCTTCTTTTGAAGAAGAACCAGTTCGCCGTTTTCCCTCTCAAAAGGCTCGAATACGGAACCGGGTATACGGCGACGGTTCACTATATCGCCGACGGGAAAGCCGGAACGAAGGAGTGGAGCTTCAAAACAAGAAGTTTTGACAACGATATTCTTGAAGTGGAGGGGAGTGAAGCAACGTTCGGGGTGGTGCCCGGAAAAAGCTATGTGCTCTATCTGAAGCCGCACGGCCCCAACGATACATTGAAAAAAGTACTCCACCCGAGAGGTACGGCGGTGGAGAAGATAGATGCCAACACTCTCCTGCTCAAAATATCGGAGGATATCGACGAACCGTTCGTAGTGGAGGCTGGCGGAAGAAGAGTCACCCTGCAGCCGCAAATAGGCGGGTGA
- a CDS encoding chemotaxis protein methyltransferase CheR, with translation MLSWFKREKSDGEKENGKPVVVQHNFEERDAKEILKEIKNEFGLDYRRQEAVTMRKIERFAIKNGFVSFGELAEKMRSSSSLKRSLINALTVGETYFYRELDQIKTLAELICKNRCSSVLSAPCSSGEEVYSILLYLQENSSIPPSLHITGIDINSDALARAEIGCYSERSVSQLPEETRERYFTKDGDKRCIDPVFKRYTSFAYHNIFDKEFYLLGKFDAVLSRNMMIYFTDEEKRKALSQLRSVLKPGGVLFLGHADISFVPEGFEKVLSGRAAYFRATEK, from the coding sequence ATGTTATCATGGTTCAAAAGAGAGAAGAGCGACGGCGAAAAGGAGAACGGCAAACCGGTAGTGGTGCAGCACAACTTCGAGGAGAGGGATGCCAAAGAGATTCTGAAAGAGATCAAAAACGAGTTCGGCCTCGACTATCGGAGGCAGGAGGCCGTTACCATGCGGAAAATAGAGCGTTTCGCCATAAAGAACGGATTCGTTTCGTTTGGAGAGCTTGCAGAGAAGATGCGAAGCTCCTCCAGCCTGAAAAGATCGCTCATAAATGCGCTGACGGTAGGTGAAACCTACTTCTACAGGGAGCTCGACCAGATAAAGACCCTGGCGGAGCTTATATGCAAAAACCGCTGCTCTTCCGTTCTCAGCGCTCCATGCTCAAGCGGTGAAGAGGTCTACTCCATCCTTCTTTATCTGCAGGAGAACTCATCGATTCCCCCATCTCTGCACATAACGGGGATAGATATAAACAGCGATGCCCTGGCCAGGGCTGAAATAGGCTGCTACTCCGAACGCTCAGTATCACAGCTGCCGGAAGAGACGAGAGAGAGGTACTTCACGAAAGATGGAGATAAGCGGTGCATCGATCCGGTATTCAAAAGATATACAAGCTTTGCATACCACAACATTTTCGACAAAGAGTTCTATCTTCTTGGAAAATTCGACGCCGTACTCTCCAGAAACATGATGATCTACTTCACCGACGAAGAGAAACGAAAAGCGCTCTCACAGCTGCGAAGCGTTCTGAAACCGGGGGGAGTGCTCTTCCTGGGGCATGCCGATATCTCCTTCGTTCCGGAGGGTTTCGAAAAGGTTCTTTCAGGCAGAGCCGCATACTTCCGTGCAACGGAGAAGTAG
- a CDS encoding chemotaxis response regulator protein-glutamate methylesterase CheB encodes MAPEKLILIGASTGGPGLIETIVSSLPSGMGAAVVIAQHMDPLSLDSFAKRLGRISGLDSVSVAGRCRVSGGGLYILSDTAAIYRKGRDIYLETTEKAEGFYHPTIDTLFLSAAKMKEVPIYPFLLSGIGSDGAEGLLRLRESGCETVAQDEATSVVYGMPKAAAELGAASAVLSIEDIAQKIRSIA; translated from the coding sequence TTGGCACCTGAAAAACTGATACTCATCGGCGCATCTACCGGCGGGCCGGGGCTCATTGAGACCATCGTCTCCTCACTCCCTTCGGGAATGGGTGCTGCGGTTGTCATAGCCCAGCATATGGACCCCCTCTCTCTCGACTCTTTCGCGAAGAGGCTCGGAAGAATAAGCGGCCTTGACTCGGTCTCGGTCGCCGGTCGATGCAGAGTCTCCGGAGGGGGACTATACATCCTGAGCGATACGGCGGCGATCTACAGGAAAGGTAGAGATATCTATCTGGAGACGACGGAAAAAGCAGAGGGGTTCTACCACCCGACAATCGACACCCTCTTTCTCTCCGCCGCGAAGATGAAAGAGGTCCCGATATACCCGTTCCTGCTCAGCGGAATCGGCTCAGACGGGGCAGAGGGGCTTTTGAGGCTTAGAGAGTCGGGCTGCGAAACGGTTGCACAGGATGAGGCGACATCGGTAGTCTACGGTATGCCGAAGGCGGCTGCGGAGCTGGGTGCCGCCTCCGCCGTACTCTCCATAGAGGATATTGCACAAAAGATAAGGAGCATAGCCTGA
- a CDS encoding methyl-accepting chemotaxis protein, with amino-acid sequence MNNMSMRKILLVSFAAVIVLLAVNVALAIKAISTSEQGIKEIRKSDELMAMVAETQKNMLESIIWANLYLADGSSDSLKGYRKRREVVNSTLEKLKSRLTQSRFKSLLDEIGKSIGAYDDIIKQRPEDALRRSEKLHKEIIGRLEDLHKEIADLQKGSIEKSHKRVLTFETVMLVTGIAAVVLAVVIALFVSGFITKNLRTIQDAAEDLASSDGDLTKRIPVIGKNEIGTLAQKINLFIDKVHNTIAETKSNGSENSSVAAELSATALEIGRRAEDEAALVADTSKTGEEVFEALRATVESVNASEKNVLQAAQTLEQANGSISNLLDTINNTGAKESDLAQNIIHLQEEANGVKEVLDIISDIADQTNLLALNAAIEAARAGEHGRGFAVVADEVRKLAERTQKSLSEITATINLVIQSINDISGEMQANAKDFEAAVTQVAEVKSEISSVNGVLNEAAEVSRESARNSNEIAREMQDVIENMKNITDISTQNARSVEEIAGAAEHLSKLTEELNHKLGLFKT; translated from the coding sequence ATGAACAATATGAGCATGAGAAAAATTCTACTGGTGTCGTTCGCGGCGGTTATAGTGCTTCTTGCCGTAAACGTAGCTCTGGCGATAAAGGCGATCTCTACGTCCGAACAGGGCATAAAAGAGATACGAAAATCTGATGAACTTATGGCAATGGTGGCCGAAACCCAAAAAAACATGCTCGAAAGCATAATATGGGCAAATCTCTATCTTGCGGACGGAAGTTCGGATAGCCTGAAGGGTTATAGAAAGAGGCGCGAAGTTGTGAACTCCACACTCGAAAAGTTGAAGTCCAGACTCACACAGAGCCGTTTTAAGTCGCTTCTTGATGAGATAGGCAAGAGCATAGGAGCCTATGACGACATAATCAAACAGCGCCCCGAAGATGCTCTTCGAAGATCTGAAAAACTGCATAAAGAGATTATAGGAAGACTCGAAGATCTACACAAAGAGATTGCAGATCTTCAAAAGGGATCGATTGAAAAGAGTCATAAAAGGGTTCTGACCTTCGAAACGGTTATGCTCGTTACTGGCATAGCCGCAGTCGTTCTGGCGGTAGTGATAGCCCTCTTTGTATCGGGATTCATAACGAAAAACCTGAGAACTATCCAGGATGCCGCGGAGGATCTTGCAAGCAGCGACGGGGATTTGACCAAGAGGATTCCGGTTATAGGTAAAAACGAGATCGGGACTCTTGCCCAAAAGATAAACCTCTTCATCGACAAAGTTCACAACACTATCGCCGAAACCAAATCCAACGGAAGCGAAAACTCTTCCGTAGCCGCCGAACTTTCGGCAACCGCCCTGGAGATAGGCCGCAGAGCCGAAGATGAAGCCGCACTCGTTGCAGACACTTCAAAGACCGGGGAGGAGGTGTTCGAAGCGCTTCGGGCTACGGTAGAGAGTGTCAACGCAAGCGAGAAGAACGTACTTCAGGCGGCTCAGACGCTGGAGCAGGCAAACGGCAGCATAAGCAACCTTCTGGATACGATAAACAATACCGGGGCGAAAGAGTCCGATCTGGCACAGAACATTATCCATCTGCAGGAGGAGGCTAACGGGGTCAAGGAGGTGCTGGATATCATCAGCGACATAGCCGACCAGACCAATCTACTCGCTCTCAACGCAGCAATAGAGGCGGCACGCGCCGGAGAACACGGAAGAGGCTTCGCGGTCGTGGCCGACGAGGTGAGAAAGCTGGCCGAACGGACACAGAAGAGTCTCTCGGAGATCACCGCCACAATAAACCTTGTCATACAGTCTATAAACGATATAAGCGGCGAAATGCAGGCGAACGCGAAAGATTTCGAAGCGGCGGTAACTCAGGTCGCCGAGGTGAAGAGCGAAATAAGCAGTGTAAACGGGGTACTCAACGAAGCGGCAGAGGTCAGCAGGGAGTCCGCCAGAAACTCCAACGAGATCGCCCGGGAGATGCAGGATGTCATAGAGAATATGAAGAACATAACCGACATCTCGACACAGAACGCAAGAAGCGTCGAAGAGATCGCAGGTGCCGCCGAGCACCTAAGCAAACTCACAGAGGAGCTGAACCACAAACTGGGCCTATTCAAGACCTGA
- a CDS encoding hemoglobin-like protein HbO, protein MNLAITPYDPENLPEEADIPLPDPRFYGAVGGDEGFRRLIGLFYDKIVESDIAFFFPQEEEEIERIKEHNGKYFAEIAGGPKRYSEEMGHVDQIKMHKPFSINEKHRTEWLGTWREVLQEEASDVEPEIVESYFRFLDEYSKLLVNRPVNARAFEDLAKV, encoded by the coding sequence ATGAATCTGGCAATAACACCCTACGATCCCGAAAATCTACCCGAAGAGGCAGATATCCCGCTGCCCGATCCGCGCTTTTACGGAGCCGTCGGAGGCGATGAGGGCTTCAGGAGACTGATAGGGCTCTTCTACGACAAAATAGTAGAGAGCGATATCGCCTTCTTCTTCCCGCAGGAAGAGGAGGAGATCGAGAGAATCAAAGAGCACAACGGAAAATATTTCGCAGAGATAGCCGGCGGCCCGAAGCGATACAGCGAAGAGATGGGCCACGTAGACCAGATAAAGATGCACAAACCGTTCAGCATAAACGAAAAGCACCGTACCGAATGGCTAGGAACATGGCGCGAAGTGCTTCAGGAGGAGGCATCGGACGTTGAGCCGGAAATAGTGGAGTCCTACTTCAGATTTCTGGACGAATATTCGAAACTGCTTGTAAACCGCCCGGTAAACGCACGCGCTTTCGAAGACCTTGCCAAAGTTTAG
- a CDS encoding exonuclease, translating to MKFVILDTETTGTEENDRICQLAFIVANRQLVGTAIEEVHEDLCKPPLPISYGAMAVHHITNEMVQKRPPCIETDSYRRLLELNVPGNILVIQNAPFDLAMLEKEGFELKMRLIDTLRCLKHLYPDLESHGLQYARYMFGLYRSEQKEAKSIGLKIQAHDALGDVLVLKLLLDMLLSEYSPEELIELTKKPITYKTFRFGKYRGEEILEVAKKDPGYLEWMLMEKEGEEGLDEDWRQTLQKALEIAEDEAVWLFPFGKYKGQSIEEIAAHDVGYLKWSLENMDKLSDGMKRAIEKIVAGRV from the coding sequence ATGAAATTTGTAATACTGGATACTGAAACGACCGGTACCGAGGAGAACGACAGGATATGCCAGCTCGCCTTTATCGTCGCTAACCGGCAGCTTGTAGGAACCGCCATAGAGGAGGTGCATGAAGATCTCTGCAAACCGCCGCTGCCTATCTCCTACGGCGCGATGGCGGTTCACCACATAACAAACGAGATGGTCCAAAAGAGGCCTCCGTGTATAGAGACTGATAGTTACAGGCGTCTTTTGGAGCTCAACGTTCCCGGGAATATTCTCGTTATACAGAATGCGCCGTTCGATCTTGCGATGCTTGAGAAAGAGGGATTCGAATTGAAGATGCGGCTCATTGACACGCTTCGGTGCCTCAAACATCTCTACCCCGACCTTGAATCGCACGGCCTGCAGTATGCCAGATATATGTTCGGGCTCTACAGGAGCGAGCAGAAAGAGGCGAAGTCGATAGGGCTTAAGATTCAGGCCCACGATGCGCTTGGCGATGTTCTGGTGCTGAAGCTTCTACTGGATATGCTGCTCTCCGAATACTCTCCGGAAGAGCTAATAGAACTTACGAAGAAACCGATAACGTATAAAACGTTCAGATTCGGCAAATACAGGGGTGAAGAGATTTTGGAGGTGGCTAAAAAAGATCCCGGTTACCTTGAGTGGATGCTTATGGAGAAAGAGGGCGAAGAGGGGCTGGATGAAGATTGGCGCCAGACTCTGCAAAAGGCTCTGGAAATCGCCGAAGATGAAGCTGTATGGCTCTTTCCTTTCGGAAAGTACAAAGGGCAGAGCATAGAGGAGATAGCGGCTCACGATGTCGGCTACCTGAAATGGAGCCTTGAAAATATGGATAAGCTTTCAGATGGAATGAAAAGGGCTATAGAGAAGATAGTTGCCGGTAGAGTGTAG
- a CDS encoding cytochrome C553: protein MKKVTLALMLAGAASLVMADGAALYKKCAGCHGAKGEKKALGKSAVIGGMDVATLVEDLKAYKEGKRNVHGMGMMMKTQVKSLSDADIQALAEYIHGLK, encoded by the coding sequence ATGAAAAAAGTTACACTCGCACTGATGCTCGCAGGCGCGGCTTCACTCGTAATGGCTGACGGAGCCGCACTCTACAAGAAGTGTGCAGGATGCCACGGCGCAAAAGGTGAGAAAAAAGCTCTCGGCAAATCTGCAGTTATCGGCGGTATGGATGTAGCTACTCTCGTAGAGGACCTCAAAGCCTACAAAGAGGGTAAAAGAAACGTCCACGGTATGGGTATGATGATGAAAACTCAGGTCAAATCTCTCAGCGATGCCGATATCCAGGCTCTCGCAGAGTATATCCACGGTCTGAAGTAA
- a CDS encoding two-component system histidine kinase DccS produces the protein MILILGSTIYFKLQKDLMLQTKRLELEEYSKELIDGLKLLHIYFDRYRTYPRNPLYRSAIYDADHVQIFSTLKYPEGVQLEKVIYTADGVIQYIHVLDSYYLGTKYTVVEIDDDREWFVQAWRNILVYGGLSLVIFLVAGVVLMRLFLAPMRDAIHLLDRFIKDTTHELNTPVSAILSNIEMIEKENLDPKTARKIRRIEIGARTVSTIYQDLTYITLGHKIVSQDSVVDISRLVQERIDYFRILGESKKICFETDIQPGVTLYIDENKMARLIDNLLSNAVKYNRRGGEIFVRLRPGELLVKDSGIGMEEEQIKEVFKRYKRFDSGVGGFGIGLNIVAMIAAEYGLKIDIHSKKGEGSEVAVRWDV, from the coding sequence ATGATACTGATACTCGGATCTACTATATATTTCAAACTTCAAAAAGATCTTATGCTGCAGACAAAAAGGCTGGAGCTCGAAGAGTACTCGAAGGAGCTCATAGACGGACTGAAACTGCTTCATATCTATTTCGACCGCTACAGAACCTACCCAAGAAACCCTCTCTACCGCTCCGCCATATACGACGCCGACCATGTACAGATATTCTCCACGCTCAAATATCCGGAAGGGGTGCAGCTGGAGAAGGTGATATACACCGCTGACGGAGTGATACAGTATATTCACGTTCTCGACTCCTACTACCTGGGAACCAAATATACGGTTGTAGAGATAGATGACGACAGAGAGTGGTTCGTCCAGGCATGGAGGAACATACTTGTCTACGGCGGGCTATCGTTAGTCATTTTTCTAGTAGCAGGAGTGGTGCTGATGCGTCTCTTTCTCGCACCCATGAGAGACGCCATCCACCTTCTTGACCGCTTCATAAAAGATACGACCCATGAGCTGAACACCCCGGTCAGCGCTATTCTCAGCAATATTGAGATGATAGAGAAAGAGAATCTGGACCCAAAAACGGCCAGGAAGATCAGGCGCATAGAGATCGGTGCCAGAACCGTAAGCACCATATATCAGGACCTGACCTACATAACTCTCGGTCACAAGATCGTATCCCAGGACAGCGTTGTAGATATAAGCAGGCTCGTACAAGAGAGAATAGACTACTTCAGAATTCTCGGAGAGTCCAAAAAGATCTGCTTCGAAACCGACATACAGCCCGGTGTAACACTATATATAGATGAGAACAAAATGGCACGCCTAATTGACAATCTACTCTCCAACGCCGTAAAATACAACCGAAGAGGAGGTGAGATATTCGTACGGCTGCGCCCCGGGGAGCTTCTCGTCAAAGATAGCGGCATAGGCATGGAGGAGGAGCAGATCAAAGAGGTTTTCAAACGCTACAAACGCTTCGACAGCGGCGTCGGCGGTTTCGGGATAGGGCTCAATATCGTGGCGATGATCGCCGCCGAATATGGCCTGAAAATAGATATCCACTCCAAAAAGGGCGAGGGATCGGAGGTTGCGGTACGATGGGACGTCTGA
- a CDS encoding two-component system response regulator DccR — MSKKNRVFLLEDDTNLSDTITEFLEDEGFEVESAYSGDEAEEKLYEKRYDLLLLDVNVPGTNGFNLLKAARSDGVETPAIFITSLDSLEDLEEGYESGADDYIRKPFALKELLLRMESLLKRNFSHKDSPRVEIAPGITFDSVGSTLYVGDEPASLQPKELALLKLFLSRPAEVIGHETIYEHLWSYNETPSESSLRTYIKNLRKIIGKDKIVSIKRYGYRYQP, encoded by the coding sequence ATGTCGAAAAAAAATAGAGTTTTCCTGCTAGAAGACGATACCAACCTCAGCGACACCATTACCGAGTTTTTAGAGGATGAGGGGTTCGAGGTAGAGAGCGCATACAGCGGTGACGAAGCGGAGGAGAAGCTTTATGAAAAGCGCTACGACCTGCTCCTGCTCGATGTGAACGTTCCCGGAACCAACGGTTTTAACCTGTTGAAGGCGGCCCGCTCGGACGGGGTAGAGACCCCGGCCATATTCATAACATCTCTCGATTCGCTCGAAGATCTCGAAGAGGGTTACGAAAGCGGGGCCGACGACTACATAAGAAAGCCCTTCGCACTCAAAGAGCTGCTTCTTCGGATGGAGTCGCTGCTCAAAAGGAACTTTTCCCATAAAGATAGTCCACGGGTGGAGATAGCTCCGGGAATAACTTTCGACAGTGTCGGAAGCACCCTTTACGTAGGGGACGAGCCGGCCTCTTTGCAGCCGAAGGAGCTAGCCCTTCTGAAACTCTTCTTGAGCCGGCCGGCAGAGGTGATAGGGCACGAAACCATATATGAACACCTCTGGAGTTACAACGAGACACCGAGCGAATCCTCTCTTCGTACCTATATAAAGAATCTAAGAAAAATAATCGGGAAAGATAAAATTGTCAGCATCAAACGCTACGGCTACAGGTATCAACCGTAG
- a CDS encoding thioredoxin, whose amino-acid sequence MSNIHVVCPHCHKVNRIPLKEHYNKANCGYCHNSLLDTHPVELTPETFQIHIQKSDIPVVVDFWAPWCGPCRMMAPAYAEAAERFPLKAQFAKVNTEQYQQLAAPFGIRGIPTIIVFKGGREVDRVSGALPAQQIAELVARHTG is encoded by the coding sequence ATGAGCAATATTCATGTAGTATGTCCACACTGCCACAAAGTTAACAGAATTCCGCTCAAAGAGCACTACAACAAAGCGAACTGCGGCTACTGCCATAACTCACTGCTCGACACCCATCCGGTGGAGCTCACACCAGAAACCTTCCAGATACACATACAAAAAAGCGATATTCCGGTCGTAGTCGATTTCTGGGCGCCCTGGTGCGGTCCCTGCCGTATGATGGCCCCGGCGTACGCGGAGGCTGCGGAACGTTTTCCCCTCAAGGCGCAATTCGCGAAGGTTAATACGGAGCAGTACCAGCAGTTGGCCGCACCGTTCGGTATACGCGGGATTCCCACAATCATCGTTTTCAAAGGGGGTCGCGAGGTCGACCGTGTAAGCGGAGCGCTGCCGGCTCAGCAGATAGCGGAGCTCGTAGCCAGACATACAGGTTGA
- a CDS encoding N-succinyl-L,L-diaminopimelate aminotransferase alternative yields MQFETYPFEKLTMLLEGITPAAGYEPVTLTIGEPQFDTPEFITEALCRNGALLKKYPKTAGEPELREAMRGFVKRRFHVDLDDSQIIPTFGTRELLFNFPQFLLADIKRPMMAYTNPFYQIYEGAAVASGAKVLHLNLLKENGFLPRMDEAELAGCNLVILNFPNNPTASVMDIGTMAEWVKLAIEYDFVLLNDECYSEIYTHTPPPSILQASIEADNPTFRNVLAINSVSKRSSAPGLRSGFIAGDDTILKRYMRYRTYVGCASPLPLQAAAAAAWSDEEHVMGFRAKYRGNFELAREILGIEVPEATFYIWLEVGDELEFTKRLYERYNVKVLPGSFLGREGVGQGYVRIALVEEASRTVDALKRIKECMENR; encoded by the coding sequence TTGCAATTTGAGACCTACCCGTTCGAAAAGCTGACCATGCTTCTGGAGGGTATTACGCCGGCGGCCGGGTATGAGCCCGTAACTCTCACCATAGGCGAACCGCAGTTCGATACGCCGGAGTTTATAACCGAAGCCCTCTGCCGAAACGGAGCTCTGCTGAAAAAGTATCCCAAGACGGCGGGTGAGCCGGAACTGAGAGAGGCTATGCGCGGCTTTGTCAAAAGGCGGTTCCATGTGGACTTGGACGATTCGCAGATAATACCCACATTCGGGACCAGGGAACTCCTTTTCAACTTCCCGCAGTTTCTGCTGGCCGATATAAAGAGGCCCATGATGGCATACACGAACCCCTTCTACCAGATATACGAAGGGGCAGCGGTGGCTTCCGGGGCGAAGGTTCTGCACCTGAATCTTTTGAAAGAGAACGGCTTTCTGCCGAGAATGGACGAGGCGGAACTCGCCGGTTGCAACCTGGTCATTTTGAACTTCCCGAACAACCCGACGGCATCAGTCATGGATATCGGAACGATGGCCGAGTGGGTGAAGCTCGCCATAGAGTACGACTTCGTACTGCTCAACGACGAGTGCTACAGCGAGATATATACCCATACACCGCCGCCGTCGATTCTTCAGGCCTCTATAGAGGCCGACAACCCGACTTTCAGGAACGTTTTGGCTATAAATTCGGTCTCGAAACGCTCCAGTGCACCGGGGCTGCGCAGCGGGTTCATAGCGGGTGACGATACGATTCTTAAACGCTACATGCGCTACCGCACATATGTCGGATGCGCCTCTCCGCTCCCGCTTCAGGCCGCGGCTGCCGCCGCCTGGAGCGACGAGGAGCATGTAATGGGCTTTCGAGCGAAATACAGGGGGAATTTCGAGCTGGCGAGAGAGATTCTGGGCATAGAGGTTCCCGAAGCCACATTCTACATCTGGCTGGAGGTGGGTGACGAGCTGGAGTTTACAAAGAGGCTCTACGAGCGCTACAATGTCAAAGTCCTGCCGGGAAGTTTTCTCGGGCGCGAAGGTGTCGGGCAGGGGTATGTCAGAATAGCGCTGGTCGAGGAGGCTTCGCGCACCGTAGATGCGCTGAAACGGATAAAAGAGTGTATGGAAAACAGGTAG